TTATTACAGGCGCACGCATTTCAGCGATTGTCAGTCTTCCCATGAGTGCTTTTGACCCGCATGAAATGGTGGTCGACCAAGATCCGAGTAATGAGGTCAAAACGAAGTTCAGCAAGCGAATCACGACAGCGTTCTTTCCCATCGAGTATAAAGAGGCGCAGCGTTATTTCGTTGAGTGGTACGAATACCTCAAAAACGAACGGGGATTCAAGGAAAACGACCCACTCTTTCCTGCCACAAAGGTAGAAAACGGAAAAGAAAATATCAGCTACTACAGCACGGGCGAAGTGGAGCCGATCTTTTGGTCAAATAGCAGCCCTGCTCGCAAGATCTTTGAAAAGCGATTCAAGGCGGTTGAAGAACCGTATTACAATCCGCACTCATTCCGACACTTACTCGTCAAGGAGTTCATGAAAAAACCTTTGACCGAGGAGCAGAAAAAGGCCATCAGTCAGAACCTTGGACACGAAAACGTCGTTACCACGTTCGGCTCTTATGGCTATGGACATATTGAGGAGAGCCGACAGATTGAACTCTTGCGAGAGATTGAGGCCGTACAGAACGGATCTGGCGAGGTGCGCTATAACATCAGCGAGAACGAACTGCAAACCTTACTTC
The Candidatus Uhrbacteria bacterium CG10_big_fil_rev_8_21_14_0_10_50_16 DNA segment above includes these coding regions:
- a CDS encoding recombinase XerC, whose translation is MSQSQQTNKSTKTKEEIRYENELVKRQYFDYLKESRGYSQNSIITYEGSILQWQDFSKDVDFRAFNKKRAVEFKDWLATRKGKRGDTLSVSFQYQTIRKVNDFFFWLSRQDGYRQHIQETDVEFLKLGKKESRQALQSKRRRVPSMEVVKKTIEGIEPNTEIDKRDRALLSFTLITGARISAIVSLPMSAFDPHEMVVDQDPSNEVKTKFSKRITTAFFPIEYKEAQRYFVEWYEYLKNERGFKENDPLFPATKVENGKENISYYSTGEVEPIFWSNSSPARKIFEKRFKAVEEPYYNPHSFRHLLVKEFMKKPLTEEQKKAISQNLGHENVVTTFGSYGYGHIEESRQIELLREIEAVQNGSGEVRYNISENELQTLLRKVASKDDV